A region of Anopheles merus strain MAF chromosome 2R, AmerM5.1, whole genome shotgun sequence DNA encodes the following proteins:
- the LOC121590474 gene encoding bumetanide-sensitive sodium-(potassium)-chloride cotransporter isoform X1, protein MTDPKGGGGGGGGGAANDVEMNALPRNQSVNRFQVNLVNHDDPAGHGTGNGTAPEPVTEDDLFPEEMVKRRTSRLQSLRSSFRTDRDRDPEQPRQRKPSTRFNVEGGESDSNDDEEDNLIDENRYARSFRHFTREALPRMDNYRNILSFQGNQRPTLDELHDASITNKETMRRGTVHEPAEMDGSIKFGWIKGVLMRCLLNIWGVMLFLRLSWVVGQAGIVQGVVLICMTTVVTTITALSMSAISTNGVIKGGGTYYMISRSLGPEFGGSIGLIFSLANAVACAMYVVGFCESMIDLLASFGVAIVDGAVNDVRIIGCITIVLLLCIVVVGMEWEAKAQIVLLIILLVAIVDFCVGSLWGPKSELDVARGFVGYNATVLMENMQSAYRVSKGTQHDFFSVFSIFFPAATGILAGANISGDLKDPSSSIPKGTILAIVITSASYIGMAVMAGATVLRDATGNVTDVANGTWDFSACEETSCAYGLHNSFQVMELVSVFGPLIYAGCFAATLSSALASLVSAPKVFQALCKDKLYPKISWFGKGFGKNNEPVRGYILTFVISVAVILVGDLNMIAPLISNFFLAAYCLVNFSTFHASLAKPVGWRPTFKYYNMWLSLLGAIFCIAVMFLISWPTALITFAAVLSLYLIVSYRKPDVNWGSTTQAQTYKNALLSVQQLNNVEEHVKNYRPQILVLCGHPSSRPLLVNFAYLLTKKLSLLVCGHVTKTHVSQKYRNHLQKKAAEWFRRHKVKGFYSLIDDNDFETGSRAIMQASGIGKLRPNVLLMGFKSDWDRCEPAELEQYFNVVHKALDMYLSVAILRVGKGFDYSQVLGEDTVKFISEYPRTLVANDSTNDLLSHNKVSSLHGSCDSLSRNVSQDQTNDVNEKNAKNLKASSTSDLSKTISVAPDPIDINAKLLTETGQRSLKRGDPSLLYRGPGGAELPTEVLDELTQFTSKKKTGIIDVYWLYDDGGLTLLLPYIISTRRNWASCKLRVFALANRKTELEFEQRNMASLLAKFRIDYSDLQLLPDVTKKPNQEMADFFKGLIKEFTAKDEAADASTAGTSTISKAELLAVQDKTNRHLNLREYLLQHSSKSDLVVMTLPMPRKGVVSAPLYMAWLEALSRDLPPFLFVRGNQTSVLTFYS, encoded by the exons ATGACAGATCCAaagggtggcggtggtggcggtggcggcggtgctGCAAATGACGTGGAAATGAATGCCCTGCCGCGCAATCAGTCAGTGAACCGGTTCCAGGTTAACCTTGTCAATCATGACGATCCGGCCGGGCACGGCACGGGCAACGGTACGGCCCCCGAGCCGGTCACCGAGGACGACCTGTTCCCGGAGGAGATGGTCAAGCGGCGAACCTCCCGGCTGCAGTCGCTGCGCAGCAGCTTCCGCACCGACCGGGACCGGGATCCGGAGCAGCCGCGGCAGCGCAAACCCTCCACGCGCTTCAACGTCGAGGGGGGCGAATCGGACTCgaacgacgacgaggaggataATCTGATCGACGAGAATCGATACGCCCGTAGCTTccg ACACTTTACCCGGGAAGCGCTGCCACGGATGGACAACTATCGCAACATCCTGTCGTTCCAGGGCAACCAGAGACCGACGCTGGACGAGCTGCACGACGCCTCCATCACGAACAAG GAAACAATGCGCCGCGGTACGGTGCACGAACCGGCCGAGATGGACGGATCGATCAAGTTCGGCTGGATTAAGGGCGTGCTGATGCGCTGCCTGCTAAACATCTGGGGCGTGATGCTGTTCCTGCGGCTGAGCTGGGTCGTCGGCCAGGCCGGTATCGTGCAGGGCGTCGTGCTGATCTGCATGACCACCGTCGTGACGACGATCACCGCCCTCTCGATGTCCGCCATCAGCACGAACGGTGTGATCAAGGGCGGCGGCACGTACTACATGATATCGCGCTCGCTCGGGCCCGAGTTTGGCGGCTCGATCGGGCTCATCTTCTCGCTGGCGAACGCGGTCGCCTGCGCGATGTACGTGGTCGGGTTCTGCGAGTCCATGATCGATCTGCTCGCCTCGTTCGGCGTGGCGATCGTGGACGGGGCCGTGAACGATGTGCGCATCATCGGCTGCATCAcgatcgtgctgctgctgtgcatcgtcgtcgtcgggatGGAGTGGGAGGCGAAGGCCCAGATCGTGCTGCTCATCATCCTGCTGGTGGCGATCGTGGACTTCTGCGTCGGGTCGCTGTGGGGCCCAAAGTCGGAGCTGGACGTGGCGCGCGGCTTCGTCGGCTACAATGCGACGGTACTGATGGAGAACATGCAGTCGGCGTACCGCGTGTCGAAGGGCACGCAGCACGATTTCTTCTCCGTGTTTTCCATCTTCTTCCCGGCCGCGACGGGCATTCTGGCGGGGGCGAACATTAGCGGCGATCTGAAGGACCCGTCGTCCTCCATCCCGAAGGGCACGATACTGGCGATTGTGATTACGTCCGCGTCGTACATCGGCATGGCGGTGATGGCGGGCGCAACGGTGCTGCGCGACGCGACCGGCAACGTCACGGACGTCGCGAACGGGACGTGGGACTTTTCCGCGTGCGAGGAGACGAGCTGCGCGTACGGACTGCACAACTCGTTCCAGGTGATGGAGCTGGTGTCGGTGTTTGGGCCGCTGATCTATGCCGGCTGCTTCGCGGCCACGCTCTCGTCCGCGCTGGCCAGCCTCGTGTCGGCGCCGAAGGTGTTCCAGGCGCTGTGCAAGGACAAGCTGTACCCGAAGATCAGCTGGTTCGGCAAGGGCTTCGGCAAGAACAACGAGCCGGTGCGCGGGTACATACTGACGTTCGTCATCTCGGTGGCGGTGATTCTGGTGGGCGATCTGAACATGATCGCGCCGCTCATCTCCAACTTCTTCCTGGCCGCTTACTGTCTGGTGAACTTCAGCACGTTCCATGCCAGCTTGGCCAAACCGGTCGGCTGGCGGCCAACTTTTAAG TATTACAACATGTGGCTGAGTCTACTGGGTGCTATCTTCTGTATCGCGGTAATGTTCCTGATCTCCTGGCCCACGGCACTGATCACCTTTGCGGCCGTCCTGTCGCTGTACCTGATCGTGTCGTACCGCAAGCCCGACGTTAACTGGGGCTCCACCACGCAAGCCCAAACGTACAAGAACGCACTCCTCTCGGTGCAGCAGCTGAACAATGTGGAGGAGCACGTCAAGAACTACCGGCCCCAGATACTGGTCCTGTGCGGGCATCCGAGCTCCCGGCCACTGCTCGTCAACTTTGCCTACCTGCTCACCAAGAAGCTGTCCCTGCTCGTCTGTGGCCACGTGACCAAGACGCACGTGTCGCAGAAGTACCGCAACCATCTGCAGAAGAAGGCGGCCGAGTGGTTCCGCCGGCACAAGGTGAAGGGGTTCTATTCGCTGATCGACGATAACGATTTCGAGACCGGGTCGCGCGCCATCATGCAGGCGTCCGGCATCGGCAAGCTGCGCCCGAACGTGCTGCTGATGGGCTTCAAGAGCGACTGGGATCGGTGCGAGCCGGCCGAGCTGGAGCAGTACTTTAACGTCGTGCACAAGGCGCTCGACATGTACTTATCGGTGGCGATACTGCGCGTCGGCAAGGGCTTCGACTACTCGCAGGTGCTCGGCGAGGACACGGTCAAGTTCATCTCGGAGTACCCGCGCACGCTGGTGGCGAACGACAGCACGAACGATCTGCTCAGCCACAACAAGGTCAGCTCGCTGCACGGCAGCTGCGATTCGCTCAGTCGCAACGTTTCGCAAG ACCAAACTAATGACGTTAACGAGAAGAATGCGAAAAACCTCAAGG CAAGCAGTACCAGCGATCTGAGCAAAACCATCTCCGTAGCACCAGACCCGATCGACATCAATGCCAAGCTGCTCACG GAAACTGGCCAGCGGTCACTGAAACGGGGCGATCCGTCCCTGCTGTACCGCGGCCCGGGCGGCGCCGAGCTGCCCACCGAGGTGCTGGACGAGCTGACGCAGTTCACCTCGAAAAAGAAGACGGGCATCATCGACGTGTACTGGCTGTACGATGACGGTGggctgacgctgctgctgccgtacaTTATCAGCACCCGGCGGAACTGGGCGTCGTGCAAGCTGCGCGTGTTCGCGCTCGCCAACCGCAAGACGGAGCTGGAGTTCGAGCAGCGCAACATGGCGAGCCTGCTGGCCAAGTTCCGCATCGACTACTCCGATctgcagctgctgccggaCGTCACCAAGAAGCCGAACCAGGAGATGGCCGACTTTTTCAAGGGATTAATCAAAGAGTTTACGGCGAAGGATGAGGCCGCGGATGCTAGCACAG CGGGAACTTCGACCATCTCGAAGGCGGAACTGCTCGCGGTACAGGACAAGACGAACCGCCATCTGAATCTGCGCGAGTATCTGCTCCAGCACTCCAGCAAGTCCGACCTGGTCGTGATGACGCTGCCGATGCCGCGCAAGGGTGTCGTCTCCGCTCCGCTCTACATGGCGTGGCTGGAAGCGTTGAGCCGCGATCTGCCCCCGTTCCTGTTTGTCCGCGGCAATCAGACGTCCGTGCTGACGTTCTACTCTTAA
- the LOC121590474 gene encoding bumetanide-sensitive sodium-(potassium)-chloride cotransporter isoform X2, whose amino-acid sequence MTDPKGGGGGGGGGAANDVEMNALPRNQSVNRFQVNLVNHDDPAGHGTGNGTAPEPVTEDDLFPEEMVKRRTSRLQSLRSSFRTDRDRDPEQPRQRKPSTRFNVEGGESDSNDDEEDNLIDENRYARSFRHFTREALPRMDNYRNILSFQGNQRPTLDELHDASITNKETMRRGTVHEPAEMDGSIKFGWIKGVLMRCLLNIWGVMLFLRLSWVVGQAGIVQGVVLICMTTVVTTITALSMSAISTNGVIKGGGTYYMISRSLGPEFGGSIGLIFSLANAVACAMYVVGFCESMIDLLASFGVAIVDGAVNDVRIIGCITIVLLLCIVVVGMEWEAKAQIVLLIILLVAIVDFCVGSLWGPKSELDVARGFVGYNATVLMENMQSAYRVSKGTQHDFFSVFSIFFPAATGILAGANISGDLKDPSSSIPKGTILAIVITSASYIGMAVMAGATVLRDATGNVTDVANGTWDFSACEETSCAYGLHNSFQVMELVSVFGPLIYAGCFAATLSSALASLVSAPKVFQALCKDKLYPKISWFGKGFGKNNEPVRGYILTFVISVAVILVGDLNMIAPLISNFFLAAYCLVNFSTFHASLAKPVGWRPTFKYYNMWLSLLGAIFCIAVMFLISWPTALITFAAVLSLYLIVSYRKPDVNWGSTTQAQTYKNALLSVQQLNNVEEHVKNYRPQILVLCGHPSSRPLLVNFAYLLTKKLSLLVCGHVTKTHVSQKYRNHLQKKAAEWFRRHKVKGFYSLIDDNDFETGSRAIMQASGIGKLRPNVLLMGFKSDWDRCEPAELEQYFNVVHKALDMYLSVAILRVGKGFDYSQVLGEDTVKFISEYPRTLVANDSTNDLLSHNKVSSLHGSCDSLSRNVSQASSTSDLSKTISVAPDPIDINAKLLTETGQRSLKRGDPSLLYRGPGGAELPTEVLDELTQFTSKKKTGIIDVYWLYDDGGLTLLLPYIISTRRNWASCKLRVFALANRKTELEFEQRNMASLLAKFRIDYSDLQLLPDVTKKPNQEMADFFKGLIKEFTAKDEAADASTAGTSTISKAELLAVQDKTNRHLNLREYLLQHSSKSDLVVMTLPMPRKGVVSAPLYMAWLEALSRDLPPFLFVRGNQTSVLTFYS is encoded by the exons ATGACAGATCCAaagggtggcggtggtggcggtggcggcggtgctGCAAATGACGTGGAAATGAATGCCCTGCCGCGCAATCAGTCAGTGAACCGGTTCCAGGTTAACCTTGTCAATCATGACGATCCGGCCGGGCACGGCACGGGCAACGGTACGGCCCCCGAGCCGGTCACCGAGGACGACCTGTTCCCGGAGGAGATGGTCAAGCGGCGAACCTCCCGGCTGCAGTCGCTGCGCAGCAGCTTCCGCACCGACCGGGACCGGGATCCGGAGCAGCCGCGGCAGCGCAAACCCTCCACGCGCTTCAACGTCGAGGGGGGCGAATCGGACTCgaacgacgacgaggaggataATCTGATCGACGAGAATCGATACGCCCGTAGCTTccg ACACTTTACCCGGGAAGCGCTGCCACGGATGGACAACTATCGCAACATCCTGTCGTTCCAGGGCAACCAGAGACCGACGCTGGACGAGCTGCACGACGCCTCCATCACGAACAAG GAAACAATGCGCCGCGGTACGGTGCACGAACCGGCCGAGATGGACGGATCGATCAAGTTCGGCTGGATTAAGGGCGTGCTGATGCGCTGCCTGCTAAACATCTGGGGCGTGATGCTGTTCCTGCGGCTGAGCTGGGTCGTCGGCCAGGCCGGTATCGTGCAGGGCGTCGTGCTGATCTGCATGACCACCGTCGTGACGACGATCACCGCCCTCTCGATGTCCGCCATCAGCACGAACGGTGTGATCAAGGGCGGCGGCACGTACTACATGATATCGCGCTCGCTCGGGCCCGAGTTTGGCGGCTCGATCGGGCTCATCTTCTCGCTGGCGAACGCGGTCGCCTGCGCGATGTACGTGGTCGGGTTCTGCGAGTCCATGATCGATCTGCTCGCCTCGTTCGGCGTGGCGATCGTGGACGGGGCCGTGAACGATGTGCGCATCATCGGCTGCATCAcgatcgtgctgctgctgtgcatcgtcgtcgtcgggatGGAGTGGGAGGCGAAGGCCCAGATCGTGCTGCTCATCATCCTGCTGGTGGCGATCGTGGACTTCTGCGTCGGGTCGCTGTGGGGCCCAAAGTCGGAGCTGGACGTGGCGCGCGGCTTCGTCGGCTACAATGCGACGGTACTGATGGAGAACATGCAGTCGGCGTACCGCGTGTCGAAGGGCACGCAGCACGATTTCTTCTCCGTGTTTTCCATCTTCTTCCCGGCCGCGACGGGCATTCTGGCGGGGGCGAACATTAGCGGCGATCTGAAGGACCCGTCGTCCTCCATCCCGAAGGGCACGATACTGGCGATTGTGATTACGTCCGCGTCGTACATCGGCATGGCGGTGATGGCGGGCGCAACGGTGCTGCGCGACGCGACCGGCAACGTCACGGACGTCGCGAACGGGACGTGGGACTTTTCCGCGTGCGAGGAGACGAGCTGCGCGTACGGACTGCACAACTCGTTCCAGGTGATGGAGCTGGTGTCGGTGTTTGGGCCGCTGATCTATGCCGGCTGCTTCGCGGCCACGCTCTCGTCCGCGCTGGCCAGCCTCGTGTCGGCGCCGAAGGTGTTCCAGGCGCTGTGCAAGGACAAGCTGTACCCGAAGATCAGCTGGTTCGGCAAGGGCTTCGGCAAGAACAACGAGCCGGTGCGCGGGTACATACTGACGTTCGTCATCTCGGTGGCGGTGATTCTGGTGGGCGATCTGAACATGATCGCGCCGCTCATCTCCAACTTCTTCCTGGCCGCTTACTGTCTGGTGAACTTCAGCACGTTCCATGCCAGCTTGGCCAAACCGGTCGGCTGGCGGCCAACTTTTAAG TATTACAACATGTGGCTGAGTCTACTGGGTGCTATCTTCTGTATCGCGGTAATGTTCCTGATCTCCTGGCCCACGGCACTGATCACCTTTGCGGCCGTCCTGTCGCTGTACCTGATCGTGTCGTACCGCAAGCCCGACGTTAACTGGGGCTCCACCACGCAAGCCCAAACGTACAAGAACGCACTCCTCTCGGTGCAGCAGCTGAACAATGTGGAGGAGCACGTCAAGAACTACCGGCCCCAGATACTGGTCCTGTGCGGGCATCCGAGCTCCCGGCCACTGCTCGTCAACTTTGCCTACCTGCTCACCAAGAAGCTGTCCCTGCTCGTCTGTGGCCACGTGACCAAGACGCACGTGTCGCAGAAGTACCGCAACCATCTGCAGAAGAAGGCGGCCGAGTGGTTCCGCCGGCACAAGGTGAAGGGGTTCTATTCGCTGATCGACGATAACGATTTCGAGACCGGGTCGCGCGCCATCATGCAGGCGTCCGGCATCGGCAAGCTGCGCCCGAACGTGCTGCTGATGGGCTTCAAGAGCGACTGGGATCGGTGCGAGCCGGCCGAGCTGGAGCAGTACTTTAACGTCGTGCACAAGGCGCTCGACATGTACTTATCGGTGGCGATACTGCGCGTCGGCAAGGGCTTCGACTACTCGCAGGTGCTCGGCGAGGACACGGTCAAGTTCATCTCGGAGTACCCGCGCACGCTGGTGGCGAACGACAGCACGAACGATCTGCTCAGCCACAACAAGGTCAGCTCGCTGCACGGCAGCTGCGATTCGCTCAGTCGCAACGTTTCGCAAG CAAGCAGTACCAGCGATCTGAGCAAAACCATCTCCGTAGCACCAGACCCGATCGACATCAATGCCAAGCTGCTCACG GAAACTGGCCAGCGGTCACTGAAACGGGGCGATCCGTCCCTGCTGTACCGCGGCCCGGGCGGCGCCGAGCTGCCCACCGAGGTGCTGGACGAGCTGACGCAGTTCACCTCGAAAAAGAAGACGGGCATCATCGACGTGTACTGGCTGTACGATGACGGTGggctgacgctgctgctgccgtacaTTATCAGCACCCGGCGGAACTGGGCGTCGTGCAAGCTGCGCGTGTTCGCGCTCGCCAACCGCAAGACGGAGCTGGAGTTCGAGCAGCGCAACATGGCGAGCCTGCTGGCCAAGTTCCGCATCGACTACTCCGATctgcagctgctgccggaCGTCACCAAGAAGCCGAACCAGGAGATGGCCGACTTTTTCAAGGGATTAATCAAAGAGTTTACGGCGAAGGATGAGGCCGCGGATGCTAGCACAG CGGGAACTTCGACCATCTCGAAGGCGGAACTGCTCGCGGTACAGGACAAGACGAACCGCCATCTGAATCTGCGCGAGTATCTGCTCCAGCACTCCAGCAAGTCCGACCTGGTCGTGATGACGCTGCCGATGCCGCGCAAGGGTGTCGTCTCCGCTCCGCTCTACATGGCGTGGCTGGAAGCGTTGAGCCGCGATCTGCCCCCGTTCCTGTTTGTCCGCGGCAATCAGACGTCCGTGCTGACGTTCTACTCTTAA